DNA from Mesorhizobium sp. B2-1-1:
GACAGGCTGGACTTCACGGCCGGCAAGCCGAATTGGGGGTATCAACTGCGCTTCGGCCTGTTCTCGATAAGCGCGGCCGATTTCGCCGTAATCGCCGAAGCTATGGGCGCTAACCAGCCGGGACAGTAAGCTAGGTCCTGAGCGCCTTGTAGACGGCAATGCCGGCGGCAAGGTCCTCGAGCGCGGCGCCGACCGACTTGAACAGCGTGATCTCGTCGGCGCTCCGGCGCCCTTGCTTCTGACCGCGCGCCAGCTCGTGCAAATCGGCTATGATGGCTTCCGATTTCAGCACGCCGGAAGCGAGCGGTATGACGATGTCGCCCGCTTCCTTGGTGGCGCCGGCGCGGGTGTCGACATAGACGCGGGCGCGCCCTATCGCCTCGTCGTCGCTTTCGCGCATTGTCGGGGTGAAGCCGCCGACCATGTCGACATGGCTTCCCGGCTTCAGGCGGGCGCCCTTGATCAGCGGATCGGTGGCGATCGTCGCCGACGAGACGATATCGGCCTGGCCGAGCTCGGCATCGAGATCGGTCGCTGCGCTCGCCGCGAAGCCCTCGGCGCGCAGTCCGGCGGCGACCTTCTCGGCGTTGTCCAAGGTGCGATTCCAGATGCGGATGGTCCTGATCGGCCGCACGGCGCAATGCGCCTTGGCGAGGAATGGCGACAGCGCACCGGCCCCGATCACCAGCAGCCGGGAAGCGTCTTCGCGCGCCAGATAGGATGCGGCGAGCGCCGAGGCGCAGGCCGTGCGCCATTGCGTCAGCCGCTGGCCGTCGATCAGGGCCTCCGGTTCGCCGGTGGCGCCGTTGAGCAGGAGATAGACCCCCATCACTGCCGGTTTGCCGATGGCATTGTTGTCGGGCGAGACGGTAACGATCTTGACGCCGATATGCCCCCCGGCCGAGATGCCGGCTGCGTTGAAATCGGTCCAGGCCGGCATCAGCAGCAAGGTCGAGGCCGCACCGTCCGGCCGTTCGACCGTGTGATGGTGCCGGACAGGTTGCACCGCGCCGTCACGGAAAGCCACGCGCAGCGTGTCCACTAGGCCCGGGAAGGTCAACGACTGGTCGACCTCTGCGGCCGAAATGGTCAGCATGGGAAACTCCGTGAAGAAAATCGCGGGCCCGAGAGGGCCCGCAGCGCCGTGCGGCGGTCAGTTGGTCGGCTTCGGCAGCACCGGTCCCTGCGGTGTCGACGGGGTGCGGCCGATCGCCTGGCGCAGGTTCTCGGCCTCGACGCCGCGCTGGCGCGCCAGCTTGCGGTAACGTCCCTGCTTGACCCAGGTCGCCAGGCTGCCGACGACCATGCCGACGGCGAGGGCCAGGAACAGGAAGATGAACAGCGGCAAAGTGAGCGTCAGCGCCGGATTGCCGGGATTGAACGGATCCAGCGTGAAGGCGACGAGTTCGCGATTGGCGACGGCCAGCGCGATCAGGATGACCGCCAGGGGCACGAAGACCACGATGAGCATGAAGCGATTGAGCATGATGTTTTCCGTCGGAAACCGGCCTCCCGGGAAGGGCCGGTCTGGCGTCGCGCCTATTTTCCGCCATTCAGCCTTTCGCGCAGTTCCTTGCCGGTCTTGAAGAAAGGCACCCATTTCTCCTCGACCTCGACGGATTCACCGGTGCGCGGGTTGCGGCCGGTGCGGGCGGGGCGATTTTTCACCGAAAAGGCACCGAAGCCACGCAATTCGACCCGGTTGCCTTCGGCGAGCGCGTCGGTGATCTCGTCGAAAATCGCGCCGACGATGTTTTCAACGTCGCGCAGGAAAAGATGCGGATTGCGCGTGGCAATAATCTGCACAAGTTCGGACTTGATCATCGGACGGGTCCCCTGAAATCGGTGCGGTCGAAATTATGAGGATGATTTTGTTTGCTTTTTCATCCACCCCAAACGGCATCTCAAGGGTGCCAGACGGAAACGAGACCGTCAAGAAACAAGCGGTCGGCGCCAAGTTCATGGATGATATCGCCGCTGTAGTCCGGCAGGCCGAGCGCGCCGGCGATCGTGCGCACCATCGCTTTGGAAAACAGGAAGCCGCCGCGCCGCTCCGTGTCCTTCCATTCGACCACCTTGAGTTTCGAGTCGACGCCCTTGGTCGCCAGCCAGTCGATCGCCTCGGTCTCGCCGCCGACGGCGTCGATCAGGCCGTTGGCGACCCCTTGGCGACCGGTGAAGATCGATCCGTCGGCGAGCGCCAGCGCTTGCTCGCGGGTCATCTTGCGGCGTTCGGCGACGATGCCGACGAACCAGTCGTAGCTGTCGAGGATGAGCTTGCGGACCATGGCGCGCTCGTCGTCGTTGGTCGGCTTGAAAGGCGAGGGCGAGGCCTTGAGCGGCGAGGATTTCACTTCCTCCAGCTTGACGCCGAGCTTGTCCATCAGGCCGCTGACATCAGGATACTGGATCAACACGCCGATCGAGCCGACGATCGAGGTCTTGCGGGCGACGATGTGATCGGTGGCGCTCGCGATCATGTAGCCGGCCGACGCGGCGAGCGTGCCGACCTCGGCCGCGACAGGCTTGTCGGCGGCGAGCTTGCGCACCTCCTCATAGATCGATTCACCGCCGACGGTGGTGCCGCCGGGGGAATCGATGGCGAGGATCACGCCTTTCACCCTCGGCGACTTGCGGATGGCTTCCAGCCGCTCGATCAGTTCGTCGTCCTCGGTTATGGTGCCTTCGATCCTGACCTTGGCGATATGATCGACGGCCGACCCGCCGAAATCGTCGCGATAGAACCAGGCCGAGATCGCAATCACGCCGAGCGCAACGATGGCGATGGCCGCAGCGCGCCAGAAGGTCAGCTTACGCCGCAAGCGGCGGCGGTCGATCAGGTCGTCGGCTCTCAATGCCATGGTCAGCCTCACGGTCGATGGAAAGAGATGCTTTTAGACCATGACGTCCCGGTCTGGAAGCAATTCCGTCTGCGCATGACGCGGCAATCCGCGCGCGGCGCACGCGAGGCAAGTGCGCGTCAGCGTCCGCCAAGACGTCGGTTTCGTGATTGGTCCGTGAAACGAACGGCAGGTAAGGAGAGAGCCGATGGTAACGAAAAATGTACGCCAGACGTCTATTTCTGCTATGAAGCAGGGCTGTCAGTGTTGATCCGTTCTGATCTGCACGACAGCAACTGTCACATTTTCGCGGTTTTCGTCGGCTTGTGCTTGCTTGAAAGCGCCGACGTCCCACCTATAGGCGGTGTTGCCCGGCGGGGCAGGGGTTTTAGAAGAAAGCAGTTATGTTAGCGCGAACGAGTGAAGCGAGCAGCACCGAGACGGAGTTGGCTCCCCCGGCGGACGGCCCGGCGAGGGGGGACGCGTTCGATCGCGCACGGCGGCATTCGCGCCGGGTGCGCGTGCTCAAATTCGCCGTGCCGGTGCTAGCGGCGTTGATCGCCATTGCCTTCCCGGTCTATTCCTACCTCGCCGCACCGGTGTCCGTCGCGGTCCAGGCGGAAGGCACCGCCTTTTCCAACGGCAAGCTGGTGATGGCCAACCCCAAGCTCAACGGCTTCACCAAGCAGAAATTGCCCTATTCCATGACGGCATTGCGCGCCATACAGGACGTCAGCACGCAAGGCATCATCGAACTCGACGGCATCGACGCCAAGGTGCCGATCGCGGCCGACAATGTCGCTGCGATCAAAGCCACGCATGGTACCTACGATCGCGACGGCAATACGATGCACCTGACCAGCGACGTCACGATCGCCACGACCGACGGCCTTCAGGCCAGGTTCAAATCGGTCTTCCTCGACATGGGCAAAGGCACTATGAAGACGGATGACCCCGTGGACGTCAGCCGTGACGGGTCGCAGATCACCGCGAATTCCTTGTCGGTGCAGGACAATGGCAAGGTTCTGGTGTTCGAGAACAAGGTGCGCGTCAATATCGATCCCGCCAATCTGAAGGCGGCAGAGGCAAAGGGCGAAGAAGCGAATGTGGCTCATTAGTTCGACACGGCTTGCCGCCGCAGCTTCGGCGCTGCTTTTGCTGGGGCTTGCGCCGGCGCTGGCGCAATCCACCGCCGAGAGCGCGTCTGGGCTCAAACTGTCGGGCGACAAGCCCATCCAGATCGAGAGCGACAAGCTGGAGGTCCGGCAGGCAGACAACGTCGCCGTGTTCACCGGCAACGTCACGGTCGTGCAGGGACCGACCCTGCTCAAGTCCGGCAAGATGATGGTCTACTACGTCAAGGACCCGAACGCGGCCGCAAAGGGGACGGAAGCAGCGGGAGCGGCGATGACCGGCTCCGCCAACATCGACCACCTTGAAGTCAGCGGAAAAGTTTACATCAAGTCGAATGACCAGATCGCGACCGGCGACAATGGCACCTTCGACATGAAGACGCAGGTGCTGGTCCTGTCCGGCAAGGAAGTGGTGCTGTCGCAAGGCCCCAATGTCCTCAAGGGCTGCAAGCTCACCGTGCAGATGAAGACCGGCCTCGCCAATGTCGACGGCTGCGGCGGACGTGTCATCATGTCGATGACGCCACCGCCGAAATCGGGAGCGACGAACCCCTGATGGCCAGCCTGTCGTCGCTGACGGCGCGTCTTCCGGGGCGGGCCGCCGGCAAGGTTTCGGCTCCGGCCACGGTCACCGCCGATAAGGCGAAGTTCAAGGGAACCTTGATCGCCAAGGGCCTGACCAAGAGCTACAAGGGTCGCAAGGTGGTCAGCGGCGTCACGCTCGGGGTGCGTGCCGGCGAGGCCGTCGGGCTGCTCGGTCCGAACGGTGCCGGCAAGACCACCTGTTTCTACATGGTCACCGGCCTGGTGCCGGTGGACGAGGGCACGATCGAGATCGACGGCTTCGATGTCACCTCCATGCCGATGTACCGGCGTGCGCGTCTGGGCATCGGCTATCTGCCGCAGGAGGCCTCGATCTTCCGCGGCCTCAGCGTCGAGCAGAACATTCGCGCCGTGCTGGAAGTGGTCGAAAAGAGCCGCAAGGAGCGCGAGCGCAGCCTCGACGAACTGCTCGAGGAGTTCCATATCAGCCATTTGCGCAAGGCGCCGTCGATGTCGCTTTCCGGCGGCGAACGTCGGCGCCTGGAGATCGCGCGTGCGCTGGCCACGCGCCCGGCCTACATGCTGCTCGACGAGCCTTTCGCCGGCATCGACCCGATCGCCGTCGCCGACATCCAGCAACTGGTGCGTCATTTGACGGCGCGCGGCATCGGCGTGCTCATCACCGATCACAATGTGCGCGAGACGCTCGGCCTGATCGACCGCGCCTACATCATCCATGCCGGCCAGGTGCTCACTCATGGCCGGGCCGATGAAGTGGTCGCAAATCCCGACGTGCGGCGGCTCTATCTGGGCGAGGGATTCACGCTTTGAGCGTGAAATTTGTTTCCTGACGCGATTTTTTTCCTGTCAGGGGCCGCTTTCTCGCGATTTTGCTCCGGGATAACGCTCCGGTAAGCGGGTTTTGCTAGCGTTTGCCTTGACAAGCAAAAGCCGGGCCAGTTTCTATCGGTTCGCGAAAATTCCTTCCGGCAGTCCGGATGCAGACGAGGCGTTTGAAACCGAACCATGGCGTTGGCGGCGAAACTACAGCTACGACAGTCGCAGTCGCTGGTGATGACGCCACAGCTGATGCAGTCGATCCGGCTGCTGCAGTTCACCCATGCTGAACTCGAGCACTTCATCGACGAGGAGATCGAGCGCAATCCGTTGCTGGAGCGCGCCGAGCCGCAGGACGACGCCGCCAGCGACCAGGTGCCGAGGACCGAGGCGGCACCGGAAACGGCCGACGACGGCGACTGGTTCGAGACCGAAGCGGGATGGAGCGCCGAGGCAATCTCGGAAAAGCTCGACACATCGCTGGAGAACCTGTTCCCGGACGACCCGGGCACCAGCGAGCGACTCGGACCAGACCTCACGGCACAGTGGAAATCGGCGACCGGCAATGGCGGCACGTCCTCGTCCGAAGGCTTCGATGCCGGCGACATGGCTGCGACCGCGATCACGCTGCGCGATCATGTCAGCGAGCAGATTGCGCTCGCTTTCGCCGATCCGGCGGCGCGCCTGATCGCCGGCGAACTCGCGGACGGCCTCGACGAGACCGGCTATATGCGCGCCGATACGGCTGAGATAGCTTCGCGCCTTGGTAGCGGCGCCGACGCCGTGGCCAAGGTGCTGTCGGTGTGCCAGACCTTCGAGCCGTCCGGCCTGTTCGCCCGCGACCTTGCCGAATGCCTGTCGCTGCAACTTGCCGTGCGCGACAGGCTCGATCCGGCGATGAAGGCGCTGATTGCCAATCTCGAACTCCTGGCGCGCCGCGATTTCCACACGCTGAAGCGGATCTGCGGCGTCGACGAAGAGGACCTGCTGGACATGCTGGCCGAGATCCGGGCGCTCGATCCGCGGCCGGGCATGGCATTTTCGGGCGGCGCCAGCGACGCCGTCATTGCCGATGTCGAGGTGCGCGCGGCCAATGACGGCAGCTGGACGGTCGAGCTCAACGCCGAAACGCTGCCGCGCGTGCTGGTCGACCACATCTATTTCGCGCAGGTTTCGCCGCACGCCAAGAACCAGGCTGAAAAGGATTTCCTGGCCGAGTGCCTGCAGAACGCCAATTGGCTGACGCGCAGCCTCGATCAGCGGGCAAAGACCATTCTCAAGGTCGCATCGGAGATCGTGCGCCAGCAGGATGCCTTCCTCGTCCATGGCGTGCGCCAGCTGAAGCCGCTCAACCTGCGCACGGTGGCCGACGCGATAGGCATGCACGAATCGACCGTCAGCCGGGTTACCGCGAACAAGTACATGCTGACGCCGCGCGGCGTGTTCGAACTGCGCTATTTCTTCACCGCCTCGATAGCCGCGTCGGGCGGTGGCGAGGCGTATTCGTCGGAAGCGGTGCGCGACCGCATCAAGCAATTGATCGATGAGGAAAAAACCGTCGACGTCCTGTCCGACGACGCGATCGTCGACATGTTGCGCGAAAGCGGCGTCGATATCGCCAGGCGCACGGTCGCCAAATACAGGGAAGGCATGAATATCCCGTCCTCGGTGCAGCGCCGGCGCGAGAAGCGGGCCCTTGCCAGCGCCGGGCGCTAGGTTCGGCGATTTTCCACAGGGTTTCGCGCTTCATTGACAAGCTGCGGCGAAGTGGCTAGAAGCCCGCCCGCATGAGACGGGCTCGACGCCCGCTAGCGGATGGTCCGTCACGACAATGGCCTAGGGATGGTCAAGAAGGCGGCTTGTGATCAACCGGAAAGTTTGGATTTAAATCGGCGCGAGTGACGCCGCAAAGCTTGTGCGCACGGACCACGAGTATAAACTCCGGCCAGTTTGAAGCCTGAGCAAGGAAGGTCAGTTTTCAGATGAATCTGCGCATATCGGGAAAACACATGGATATCGGCGATGCGTTCCGTACGCGCATCAACGATCGTGTCGGCGAGGCGATCGGCAAATATTTCGACCGCGGCTTTGCCGGACATGTCACCGTCATCAAATCGGGCTCGCGCTATTCGGCGGATTGCATGATCCGGCTGGATTCCGGCGCTTCGCTGCAGGCGACCGGCGATGCCCAGGACCCGACGCTGGCTTTCGAGGCCGCGGCGGATCGTCTGGAAACCCGGCTTCGGCGCTACAAGCGCCGGCTGAAATCGCACAATTCGGGCAATGGCGAGCTCACCGATATCGCCTACACGGTGATGGCGCCACTCGCCGATGACGACGAGGACATTCCGGAGGATTTTGCGCCGGCCATCGTCGCCGAATCGACCATGACGCTGAAGACCATGTCGGTGGCGTCGGCGGTCATAGAACTCGACACAAAGGACAGTCCGGTCTTCGTCTTCCGCAACGCCGGAAACAATCACATCAACATCGTCTATCGCCGGCCGGATGGGAACATCGGCTGGATCGATCCGTCCACGACCAAGGTCGCACAGGGATAAAACCGGCCGCACGAGGGGTGGGGACTGGTGACGGCAGGCGAACAAGGGATTTTCAAGTATGGATCTGAGCGATCTCATCAACGTTCCGGCGATATTGCCGGCGTTGAAGGCGAACTCCAAGAAGCAGCTTCTGCAATTGCTGTCGGAGAGGGCGGCCGCGATTTCCGGCATTCCGGAGCGGGAGGTGTTCGACACGATCCTGCAGCGCGAGCGGCTCGGCTCGACGGGGGTCGGCAACGGCATCGCCATTCCGCACGGCAAGCTGGCCGGCGTGAAGCGCATCGCCGGCGTGTTCGCCCGCCTGGAGACGCCGGTCGATTTCGAGGCGCTCGACGACCAGCCGGTCGACCTGGTGTTCCTGCTGCTGGCCCCTGAAGGGGCCGGCGCCGATCATCTGAAGGCGCTGTCGCGCATCGCGCGGGTGCTGCGCGACGCCGATACGGTGGCCAAGATCAGGGGAACGCGCGACGCCGTGGCGATCCACGCGCTTTTATCGGACACCCAGGCCTCGCACGCGGCCTGACGTTTTCTGGATGAACAATGGTAGGGCCGCCACGGGCGGCCCCGTTCGTTTTCAGCGGAAAATCGCCTTAATGAATGGCGACCGTGGTCAGGTCGTTTTCCATGGCGCCGGCCAGCGCGCGATCGCGCGCATCTGAAAGCAGGATCGGCTGGCCGTTGGCGGCAAACAGCGCCCACAATTCCATGCCGGGCGCGATTTCGCCAATGCCCGGGAAACGGCCGAGCAGTTCCTCGCTCGTAACCTTGCGCAGATAAGCGACCGAGCCCTCGCCGAGATGGGCGAATTCACCGCTGGTCATGGTGGGATTTTGTGTAGGATTTTGGTCAGTTCTGGTCATTTCAAGCCTCCTTGGCGCGAGACGCCGCCCTGGTTCTGGGCAGTAGGCCATCCCGCATGAGAGCCATCGGCAAAGATCAGTCTTTCACCGATATGTTTATTTTCCGTACCAGCCGCTCGGACTCGGGCCGATCGAGATCGATCGACAAAAGGCCGTTCTTCAGCTCCGCCGCAATCACCCGCATGCCGTCGGCCAGCACGAAGCAGCGCTGGAATTGGCGTGCGGCGATGCCGCGGTGAAGAAATTCGCGCTCGGTATCGTCGGTCTGACGACCGCGCACGACCAACTGGTTTTCCTCCGTGGTGACATCGAGATCGCTTTCGGCGAAACCGGCGACAGCGAGCGTGATGCGCAGCCTTTCGGCCTTGCCGTCGGCGCCGCTGAGCCGCTCGATGTTGTAAGGAGGATAGCTGTCACCGGATTTCGCCAGGCGCTCCAGCGTCTTTTCCATGGCGTCGAAACCCAGGAGAAGCGGGCTGGAGAAAGGCGTCATTCGGCTCATGTTACATTGTCCTCTCAAGAGCGACATAAACTGGAAAAACCCAGATGGCATTTTTCCCGATGGTCTTGATATGGTCCGCCCCACGACCAAGTTCAAGCCATCAAAACACCCGCCCAAAAAGACCACGTCGTGGACTCACAAGAATGATCGACATGGCGCTTGAAACGGCAGTGAGATGCAAGGAGAAGCGCTGCGCCGGGATTCGTCCCCCGGGCGGAGCGGTTCGGCAGCTCAAGGCCGGTTCGGTGCGTTTCGCATGCTCGCTCGGACGCATGAGCTCATGGCCAAACAAGGAATTGAAATGCCCCAAACACGCAAGATCATCATCGACACGGATCCTGGCCAGGACGATGCCGTCGCCATATTGCTGGCGCTTGGCAGCCCCGAGCTGGAGATCGTCGGCATATCAGCCGTAGCCGGCAACGTGCCGCTGAACCTTACCGAAAAGAACGCCCGCAAGATCTGCGAACTGGCCGGCCGACCCGACATCAAGGTCTATGCCGGCGCCGTCCGTCCGCTGGCGCGTGAACTGGTTACGGCCGAGGCGGTGCATGGCCAAACTGGCCTCAACGGGCCACAATTGCCCGAACCGACGATGAAGCTGCAGGATAAGTACGCCGTCGATTTCATCGTCGAGACGCTGATGAAGGAAGAGAGCGGCAGCATCACGCTGTGCGCTCTCGGGCCGCTCACCAATATCGCGCTGGCGCTGATCCGCGAGCCGAAGATCGCGCCGCGCATCAAGGAAATCATCCTGATGGGCGGTGGCTTCTTCGAAGGCGGCAATGTCACGCCGGCGGCCGAATTCAACATTTATGTCGATCCGCACGCGGCCGAGGTGGTGTTGAAATCCGGCATTCCGATCGTGCTGATGCCGCTCGACGTCACCCACAAGGCGCTGACCACCGCCAAGCGCACCCAGGCCTTTCGCAAGCTCGGCACCAAGGTCGGTACCGCAACGGCCGAGATGCTGGAGTTTTTCGAGCGTTTCGACGAGGAGAAATACGGCACCGATGGCGGGCCGCTGCATGACCCCTGCGTCATCGCCTACCTGTTGAAACCGGAGCTGTTCAAAGGCCGTAACTGCAATGTCAGCGTGGAAACCAGCTCGGAACTGACCATGGGCATGACCGTGATCGACTGGTGGGGCGTCACCAAGCGGGAAAAGAACGCCAAGGTGATGGGCGACATCGACCATGACGGCTTCTTCGCGCTGTTGCTGGAACGGCTGGGGCGGCTTTAAATCCGCCTCCTTACCCTCTCCCCTCGCGGGAAAAGGCGGCCTCGCGAAGCGAGGTCGGATGAGGGGTGTTCCGGGGAACGCCGACGCCTCACTCCGTCACGCACCCCTCAACCATCTCGGCGCTGCGCGCCGATCCACCTTCCCCCACAAGGGGGAAGGAAAGGCGGCGGTGCTCACTTCGACCGTGAAAACGCCAGCCACAGGCCGCCGCCGATCATGAAGCTGCCGCTGATCCTGGACAGGAGCTTGACGCGGCGGGCGGACAGGATGCGACCGGCGCGGCCGGCGGCCAGCGCATAAGTCGAATCCGACATGGCGGCGAAGATCATGGCGGTGAGGCCCATGACGGCGATCTGCAGCGAATAATTGCCTTGCGGCGCGATGAATTGCGGAAAGAAGGCGCCGAAGAAGATCAGCGTCTTCGGGTTGCTGAGCGCTACCAGCAGGCCCTGCACGAAAAAGCCGCCGCGCGGCTTCCGCGCCGTTCCGTCGGCGTTCAGCTTGCCCTTGGACCGGAACATCTGCACGCCCATCCAGATCAGGTAGGCGGCACCGATCAGCCGCACCCATTCGAACCAGTGCCCCATACCCGATATCAGCGTGTTGAGGCCGATGCCGACGATGGCGATCATGACCGCCAGGCCGGCCTGCGTGCCGGCGACATTGGCCAGGCCGGCGCGGGAGCCATGACGGATGCTGTTGGCGATGATCAGCGTGACCGTCGGCCCTGGCACCAGGATGATGACGACGCACGCAAGGACATAGGCGGCATAGAGTTCCAGCGACATGATTTTTCCCTCGGGCAGAATGCCGCCTGTGCGGCGCCACAATCAATGCATGGCGGCGATGCCGGTGCAAGCCGGCACATGGAGCCGCGCGATACGCAGATGCACCGGATTCAGGCGCCGGACGGCCACGGCAGTGTCGTCTCATAGGCCGCCGCCGCCTTCAGCACAGCCATGTCGCCACGCGGCCGGCCGATCAGTTGCATGCCCATCGGCCGGCCTCTGGCGTCGAAGCCGACCGGCACGCTGACGGCCGGGCAGCCGCCCATGGTCGCGGGCGCCGAAACCTGCATCCAGCGGTGATAGCTGTCCATCGGCTGGCCGGCGATCTCGCGCGGCCAATGGGTGCCGACGTCGAACGGAAAGACTTGCGCGGTCGGCAATGCAATCAGGTCGAAGCGGTCGAACAGCGACAGCAGCATCCGGTACCAGGACGTCCGGACGACCGAGGCGGCGCGAATCCGGGGCGCCGTCAGGAGTTGCGCGTTCTCCACCTCCCAGACGGCTTCGGGCTTCAACAGGGCGCGCCTGGCGGGATCGTCATAATGCACTTTCAGCGCGCAGCCGCTGCTTGCCTGGCGCAACGTCACGAAGGCCTGCCACAAGGCCTCGAAATCAAAATCCTGTACCAGTGCCTCGGCCTTGAACGATGCCTCCCCGAAGCGGTCGAGCGCGGCTTGGCAGAGCTCGAGAATGCCGGGCTCCATGGGCAAATGCCCGCCCAGATCGCCGAGCCAGGCGACACGGCCGCCTTTGGCGGGCATATGCAGGCCTTCGAGGAAGGAGCCTTGTTTCTCATAGGACAAGGGTGCGCGCGGATGATGGCCCGCCTGCACGTC
Protein-coding regions in this window:
- a CDS encoding LysE family translocator; this encodes MSLELYAAYVLACVVIILVPGPTVTLIIANSIRHGSRAGLANVAGTQAGLAVMIAIVGIGLNTLISGMGHWFEWVRLIGAAYLIWMGVQMFRSKGKLNADGTARKPRGGFFVQGLLVALSNPKTLIFFGAFFPQFIAPQGNYSLQIAVMGLTAMIFAAMSDSTYALAAGRAGRILSARRVKLLSRISGSFMIGGGLWLAFSRSK
- a CDS encoding amidase encodes the protein MRPQTKHAAPPAGDICRLPAVELADAIRQRKLSVREVVTAFLDRIEAVNPLVNAIVSMRDRSDILREADAADARPDRAGALFGLPIAVKDLAMTRGLRTSFGSPIFADFVPQEDDFFVERMRKAGAIIIGKTNVPEFGLGSNTYNPVFGPTLNAFDPDLSAGGSSGGAAVALALDMVPVADGSDFGGSLRNPAAWNNVYGFRPSQGLVPGGPDVEVFHAQMGVDGPMGRNVGDMALLLDVQAGHHPRAPLSYEKQGSFLEGLHMPAKGGRVAWLGDLGGHLPMEPGILELCQAALDRFGEASFKAEALVQDFDFEALWQAFVTLRQASSGCALKVHYDDPARRALLKPEAVWEVENAQLLTAPRIRAASVVRTSWYRMLLSLFDRFDLIALPTAQVFPFDVGTHWPREIAGQPMDSYHRWMQVSAPATMGGCPAVSVPVGFDARGRPMGMQLIGRPRGDMAVLKAAAAYETTLPWPSGA